One Oscillospiraceae bacterium genomic window, GGTGAATTGCTGTGCGGCGACCACATCGAAATTGTGGAACCCGATGACGGCAACTCCACAATCATCGTGCTTGCGGACGGACTCGGCAGTGGCGTCAAGGCCAATATTCTGTCGACTCTGACTTCCAAAATCATCTCCACAATGCTTGCTGCCGGATTGAAACTGGAGGATGCCGTGGAGACCGTCGTAGCCACCCTGCCCGTCTGCTCGACCCGGGGAATTGCCTATTCGACTTTCACCGTAATTCGCATCGTCAACAATCAAAAAGCCGAGATTATCCAATACGACAACCCCAAGGTGGTTATGCTTCGTGACGGGAAAAACCGTGAGCTGCCGTTCAATGAGATCAGTATTGCGGATAAAAAGATCATTAAAACCGAGACGGACCTCTGCGAAAACGACGTGTTCCTCGCCTTTTCGGACGGTGTAGAACATGCGGGCGTGGGGCTGAGCTACAATTTCGGTTGGAGCCGAAACGACATCATCGACTATATGACCACCTTCTGGCATGTCGGTTTCACGGCCAAAACCCTCTCCACCATCTTGATTGATGAGACCAATAAACTGTACGAGGGACAGCCGGGCGACGACGCGACGGTCTGTACCGTCCGTATCCGAAAACGCGAACCCGTCAACCTAATCATCGGACCGCCCGCCAACCGTGACGACTGCAAAAGGATGATGTCGCTGTTTTTTGCCAAAGAGGGAAAGCATATCGTCTGCGGCGGCACGACTTCACTGCTCGCGGCGGATTATCTGCATAAGCAACTGCATCCGAGCTTGTCGTTCGACGATCCCGAAATCCCGCCCGTTGCGCAGCTCGACGGCGCCGATCTGGTCACCGAAGGTGTTGTCACCATCAACCGCGTGCTTGAATACTCGAAAAACTATCTCGATGACAACAAGTCCTTCGAGCAGTGGTGCTATAAAAAAGACGGCGCTTCGATGATTGCCCGAATGCTGTTTGAAGATGCGACCGACATCAATTTCTTTGTCGGAAAAGCGGTCAATCCCGCCCATCAAAACTCCGATCTGCCGATCACTTTCACGATCAAGATGCAGCTTGTCAAAGAACTGGCCGATTGTTTAGAGAAAATGGGTAAGAAAATCAAGACGAGTTATTTTTAGGGG contains:
- a CDS encoding SpoIIE family protein phosphatase, producing the protein GELLCGDHIEIVEPDDGNSTIIVLADGLGSGVKANILSTLTSKIISTMLAAGLKLEDAVETVVATLPVCSTRGIAYSTFTVIRIVNNQKAEIIQYDNPKVVMLRDGKNRELPFNEISIADKKIIKTETDLCENDVFLAFSDGVEHAGVGLSYNFGWSRNDIIDYMTTFWHVGFTAKTLSTILIDETNKLYEGQPGDDATVCTVRIRKREPVNLIIGPPANRDDCKRMMSLFFAKEGKHIVCGGTTSLLAADYLHKQLHPSLSFDDPEIPPVAQLDGADLVTEGVVTINRVLEYSKNYLDDNKSFEQWCYKKDGASMIARMLFEDATDINFFVGKAVNPAHQNSDLPITFTIKMQLVKELADCLEKMGKKIKTSYF